A window from Drosophila nasuta strain 15112-1781.00 chromosome 3, ASM2355853v1, whole genome shotgun sequence encodes these proteins:
- the LOC132788304 gene encoding zinc finger protein indra, with product MSGNVKKAVAVCDYCKTEKDSSQIYSGRKHFAGFKIVDILKIITKLEIPTNTPIKLCTMCISTLHATSGVIERAGEMINHLVPLPKNQAGVANKTNIEINDKPIQVPSDSEPEEPDEPTRQEIFNSPSKNMAATNGTSTVFKKQLDKSPKKQLFSTGGPSKLNESLKHVIKLTPADGAANKSTAFSQLFGNSVNHISDSDGSSDEEEEATKGPEEKRNIATNFECKLCDFKSVYPNPMKIHMKTIHDQKRPRIYDCTKCHKCFGLLKTLKVHLLTHGMVEEKEKENKKEKEKGAPDVTLARLTALNPKPKGLKNGELTFAVQDTNSSTPKPGEPLKVKPVSINSFKCDICHEDIKGIKAFQKHMTIVHNIEKPKIFKCPECESEFMHKSTMGKHIKMKHGEGAELNVPRRRKTIDERALLGNMEGGEKIKKTSKNCGSSQDSHLKKPKKSTQQLITESLKSSPKIAKLSDNNNKENAANLQNGTAIEEEKKNISKKDIDVIDTSQITPLNTESPKKKAKKDGEVLASPALSVGTPKKTKPKKDKDGFATPQNTPIATPNKVKRKKDTLDTSQLLINNGNESTSETPKKSNKRKHKLSESSPKLVIDEDYEDETTKQSPLKKSKQEEFIDDDIILFEEVNSNPLPHRREMLESMSQDSIDTSSALSCSQCNKVVSTRKRLDSHIRKKHSGHLKCRECSQSFTQSNDFVGHFANCVAFERLACGVQNCDKVFAAANFLSAHLKKKHKFN from the exons atGAGTGGAAATGTAAAGAAAGCGGTGGCAGTTTGCGACTATTGCAAAACTGAGAAGGATAGCAGCCAGATCTATTCAGGCCGCAAACATTTCGCGGGGTTTAAGATTGTTGACATACTTAAAATTATCACCAAACTCGAA ATACCAACAAATACGCCCATCAAACTGTGCACCATGTGCATTTCAACATTACATGCCACAAGCGGCGTCATCGAGCGTGCCGGTGAAATGATCAACCATTTGGTGCCGCTTCCTAAAAATCAGGCTGGTGTTGCCAATAAGAccaatattgaaattaatgatAAACCTATACAGGTGCCAAGTGATTCTGAGCCAGAGGAGCCTGACGAACCGACACGTCAAGAGATATTTAATTCACCATCCAAAAACATGGCGGCCACAAATGGAACTTCAACGGTGTTTAAAAAGCAATTGGACAAATCtccaaaaaaacaacttttcaGCACTGGAGGTCCCTCTAAACTGAACGAAAGTTTGAAGCACGTGATAAAATTAACTCCAGCTGATGGTGCTGCTAACAAGAGCACAGCCTTTAGTCAATTGTTTGGCAACAGTGTAAATCATATTTCTGATagcgacggcagcagcgaTGAAGAGGAAGAGGCTACCAAGGGGCCCGAAGAGAAGAGGAATATTGCCACCAATTTCGAATGTAAATTGTGCGATTTTAAATCCGTATATCCCAATCCCATGAAGATTCACATGAAAACTATACATGACCAGAAGCGCCCTCGCATCTACGATTGCACGAAGTGCCACAAGTGTTTCGGTTTACTTAAAACTTTGAAAGTTCACCTGCTAACACATGGAATGGTcgaggagaaggagaaagagaataagaaggagaaggagaagggaGCACCCGATGTGACACTTGCGCGGCTGACCGCTTTGAATCCAAAACCAAAAGGCTTAAAGAATGGAGAGCTTACGTTTGCCGTTCAGGACACCAATTCATCCACTCCAAAACCTGGCGAACCTCTAAAGGTGAAACCGGTGTCaatcaattcatttaaatgcgATATTTGCCACGAAGACATCAAAGGCATTAAGGCCTTCCAAAAGCACATGACGATTGTGCATAACATTGAGAAGCCTAAGATCTTTAAATGCCCTGAATGCGAATCTGAGTTTATGCACAAGAGCACCATGGGGAAGCATATAAAAATGAAGCATGGCGAAGGGGCGGAGTTGAATGTTCCGCGCCGTCGCAAGACTATCGACGAGCGTGCACTACTAGGTAACATGGAAGGTGGcgagaaaattaaaaaaaccaGCAAAAATTGCGGCTCGTCGCAAGACAGT CACCTAAAAAAGCCAAAGAAATCAACTCAGCAGCTAATCACCGAGTCGCTCAAGTCATCGCCAAAGATCGCCAAGTtgagtgacaacaacaacaaagagaacgCAGCCAATCTGCAGAATGGCACGGCAATTGAGGAGGAGAAGAAAAACATATCCAAGAAAGACATTGATGTAATTGACACCTCACAGATTACACCATTAAATACTGAATCGCCGAAGAAGAAGGCCAAGAAAGACGGCGAGGTGCTAGCCTCTCCGGCACTAAGCGTTGGCACACCAAAGAAGACCAAACCGAAGAAGGACAAAGATGGATTCGCCACTCCACAGAACACACCAATCGCCACTCCAAACAAGGTGAAGCGCAAGAAGGATACACTCGACACATCACAGTTGTTGATAAACAATGGCAATGAATCTACCTCCGAGACGCCCAAAAAGTCAAACAAACGCAAGCATAAGCTATCGGAATCATCGCCAAAGCTTGTTATCGATGAGGACTACGAAGATGAGACCACAAAGCAGAGCCCGCTCAAGAAGTCAAAACAAGAAGAGTTTATAGACGATGATATCATACTATTCGAGGAGGTGAATTCGAATCCATTGCCACATCGCCGTGAAATGCTCGAATCCATGTCACAGGACAGCATCGATACCAGCTCCGCATTGTCCTGCAGTCAATGCAACAAAGTGGTGAGCACCCGCAAGCGTTTGGATTCCCACATCCGTAAGAAGCATTCGGGCCATCTCAAGTGTCGCGAATGCTCACAGAGCTTCACACAGAGCAACGACTTTGTTGGCCACTTTGCTAACTGCGTTGCTTTCGAGCGCTTGGCATGTGGTGTGCAAAACTGCGACAAGGTCTTTGCAGCGGCGAATTTCCTTAGCGCACATCttaaaaagaaacacaagTTTAATTAA
- the LOC132789335 gene encoding uncharacterized protein LOC132789335, with product MSPQEKGKVIRVGSRKSELALIQTKHVIGRLQKLYPKQKFEIHTMSTFGDRVLNVSLPKIGEKSLFTRDLEDALRNGGVDFVVHSLKDLPTALPTGMAVGAVLEREDARDALVLRENFKGHTIADLPEGSVIGTSSLRRTAQIRRQYPHLVVCDIRGNLNTRLAKLDAKDSKFAGIILAQAGLVRMGWNSRVSQVLEPTDLLYAVGQGALAVECRANDSQVLAMLQKLMCLNTTCRILAERSFLKTLGGGCSAPVAVWSKLKGEPNSISSNGNKQTLQQEVGLSLTGAVWSLDGAIEIREHLDCALHDTEIEEQRRKRAANENQTALTNGNDNSNSCDSPPANKRARNGNDNSASGSGSDSSSDSPRQQGSPPIICEDADVTGYSMDELLERHIDLARKCPVVGHENNNTNNANGNGSGDAGGGGDADTSNANATAADAHCPLKMNVGQDFMGECPFVSNETKISYASAGKCPVTHLASLPAPATSPIGDVPDNATATATVTATTSSKCPFAAMHQGSGLEAAPESSGHAKCPFLQKTVQMFDYADEEQPKPQQLKLPVLIEDVDNLYCGLYQHACYSREIYVKANQLGQTLAEHLIKKGALDVMKVAQAEIHSKVGS from the exons ATGTCTCCGCAGGAAAAGGGAAAGGTCATACGAGTTGGATCTCGTAAAAGCGAG CTTGCATTAATTCAGACTAAGCATGTCATTGGACGCCTGCAGAAACTTTACCCCAAGCAGAAATTCGAAATAC ATACGATGTCCACGTTTGGGGATCGAGTGTTGAACGTTTCACTGCCCAAGATTGGCGAGAAGAGTCTCTTCACTCGCGATCTGGAGGATGCGCTGCGCAATGGAGGAGTTGACTTTGTGGTGCACTCGCTGAAGGATTTGCCCACAGCGCTACCCACGGGAATGGCCGTTGGCGCTGTGCTGGAGCGTGAAGATGCGAGAGATGCTTTGGTGCTACGTGAGAATTTCAAGGGTCACACCATTGCCGATCTGCCCGAGGGCAGTGTGATTG GCACTTCTTCGCTGCGTCGCACGGCACAGATTCGACGTCAGTATCCGCATTTGGTGGTCTGCGACATACGCGGCAATCTGAATACACGTCTGGCCAAGCTGGATGCCAAGGACTCCAAGTTTGCCGGCATCATTCTGGCCCAGGCCGGTCTGGTGCGCATGGGCTGGAATAGTCGCGTCAGTCAGGTGCTGGAGCCCACGGATCTGCTTTATGCTGTCGGTCAAGGTGCTTTAGCCGTGGAATGTCGGGCGAATGATAGCCAGGTGCTTGCCATGCTGCAGAAACTTATGTGCCTGAATACCACATGCCGCATTTTGGCTGAGCGCAGCTTCCTCAAGACGCTGGGCGGCGGCTGCTCGGCGCCCGTCGCTGTCTGGAGCAAACTGAAGGGAGAACcgaacagcatcagcagcaatggcaacaagcAGACGTTGCAACAGGAAGTTGGCCTATCGCTAACGGGCGCTGTTTGGAGCCTTGATGGTGCCATCGAGATACGCGAGCACTTGGACTGTGCCTTGCACGATACAGAGATCGAGGAGCAGCGACGCAAGCGTGCCGCCAATGAGAATCAAACGGCGTTGACAAATGgcaatgacaacagcaacagttgcgaCTCGCCGCCTGCCAACAAACGTGCACGAaatggcaacgacaacagtgCTTCCGGTTCTGGTTCCGATTCGAGCTCGGACAGTCCGAGACAACAGGGAAGTCCGCCAATCATTTGCGAGGATGCCGACGTCACCGGGTACAGCATGGATGAGCTGCTCGAACGTCACATTGACTTGGCGCGCAAATGTCCCGTGGTTGGCCATGAGAACAACAATACGAACAATGccaatggcaacggcagcggcgATGCTGGAGGTGGTGGCGATGCTGATACGAGTAATGCAAATGCGACGGCTGCTGATGCTCACTGTCCGCTGAAGATGAATGTGGGTCAGGATTTCATGGGCGAGTGTCCGTTCGTTAGCAACGAGACAAAGATCAGCTACGCCAGCGCGGGGAAATGTCCCGTCACGCACTTGGCCAGTTTGCCCGCGCCCGCCACTTCGCCCATTGGCGATGTGCCCGACAATGCaacagcgacggcgacagTGACGGCAACGACGTCTTCCAAGTGTCCATTTGCTGCCATGCATCAAGGCAGCGGTTTGGAGGCTGCGCCAGAGAGTTCGGGACATGCCAAGTGTCCGTTCCTGCAGAAGACGGTGCAGATGTTTGATTACGCCGATGAGGAGCAGCCAAAGCCGCAGCAGCTGAAGTTGCCCGTACTGATTGAGGATGTGGACAATCTGTACTGTGGCCTCTATCAGCATGCGTGCTACAGCCGAGAGATCTATGTGAAAGCGAATCAATTGGGCCAGACGTTGGCCGAGCATCTCATCAAGAAGGGTGCCCTGGATGTGATGAAAGTGGCGCAGGCTGAAATTCACAGCAAGGTGGGATCCTGA
- the LOC132794113 gene encoding uncharacterized protein LOC132794113, translating to MFLFISRPMGTLDNRMRAVRDRLGDDFNSKLDELHLNALRTGLVSTADLQEAYRKAREINNNQNRLNLLWLLGIIFFILVATPVFYETISFLLGVRCFLPNNHLVWEATRPISDCEFCKGVSAPLILPNLTREEFARYAYSSRPIIVKKAVANWPAQQQLNYSYIKQLYESVPGSLDDVCQFQHFNSDLKSLRQVFKMSPSRANLSEGAPWFVGWSVCHATVLAELRKLYPRPHFLPVDAEMPSTDFILMGYEQGAVMHLDYIPRLMWQAQLQGNKSWFLTPAPECDHQCQSFFFYVEPGDAVLVDTRIWYHANTIPRGQFSFTVQSEYG from the exons ATGTTTCTG ttcaTAAGCCGTCCCATGGGGACGCTGGACAATCGCATGCGAGCTGTGCGCGATCGTTTGGGCGACGATTTCAACAGCAAACTTGACGAACTACATCTGAATGCTTTGAGGACTGGTCTCGTGTCGACAGCGGACTTGCAGGAGGCTTATCGCAAGGCACGcgaaatcaacaacaatcagaATCGTCTCAACCTGTTGTGGCTGTTGGGCATCATATTTTTCATCCTGGTTGCGACACCTGTCTTCTATGAAACCATTTCGTTCCTGCTAGGCGTACGCTGCTTCCTGCCCAACAATCATCTAGTCTGGGAAGCCACACGACCCATAAGCGATTGTGAGTTTTGCAAGGGTGTATCTGCCCCTCTGATATTGCCTAATCTGACGCGCGAAGAGTTCGCGCGCTATGCCTACTCGTCGCGTCCCATAATCGTGAAGAAAGCGGTCGCGAATTGgccagcacagcagcagctaaactACAGTTACATCAAGCAACTGTATGAGAGTGTGCCCGGTTCGCTGGATGACGTCTGCCAGTTCCAGCATTTTAATTCCGATCTGAAGTCATTGCGACAGGTCTTTAAAATGTCTCCAAGTCGCGCCAATCTCAGTGAGGGTGCTCCCTGGTTTGTGGGTTGGAGTGTTTGTCATGCCACGGTGCTGGCTGAGCTACGCAAACTGTACCCGCGTCCTCACTTTCTGCCCGTCGATGCTGAGATGCCCAGCACGGACTTTATACTGATGGGCTACGAGCAGGGCGCCGTTATGCAT TTGGACTATATACCGCGTCTCATGTGGCAGGCGCAGCTGCAGGGCAATAAGAGCTGGTTCCTTACACCAGCGCCCGAGTGTGATCATCAATGTCAGTCGTTCTTCTTTTATGTGGAGCCTGGCGATGCAGTCTTGGTGGATACACGCATCTGGTATCATGCAAACACCATACCCAGAGGACAATTCTCATTTACCGTGCAATCGGAATACGGCTAA
- the LOC132794114 gene encoding augmin complex subunit msd5, whose product MEAGHAEFDFNEFTTKFHKHFKQSDINLKELCITRSVMKMGDAFKSLQQQMEEEAVQTTPTKQLSTVAEYAELFKVLDTYPSNLQRATTQKKREMQRSNSSTLKVNDTQDQSSINNNSTAASTTLNNTRPEDERKAAEVYADFKKFQHKLRAVYEEAAALKQAQTAHMNSIAQLQQFAQQLEKLLPSCEREATDAFTASEEASLEAIAENLKQLNYMRSQGQLAQVTNCNESALARVEILVEVLSYTLMKMTAA is encoded by the coding sequence atgGAAGCTGGTCACGCAGAATTTGATTTCAATGAATTTACGACTAAATTTCACAAACACTTTAAGCAGAGTGATATAAACCTTAAAGAATTGTGCATTACCAGATCAGTAATGAAGATGGGCGACGCCTTCAAGAGCCTGCAACAGCAGATGGAAGAAGAGGCGGTTCAGACGACACCAACGAAGCAGCTGAGCACAGTGGCCGAGTACGCCGAACTCTTTAAAGTGCTCGACACCTATCCCAGCAatttgcaacgtgcaacgaCCCAAAAGAAGCGGGAGATGCAACGCAGCAATTCCTCGACACTGAAAGTCAATGATACACAGGATCAGAGCAGTATTAATAACAATTCCACCGCTGCCTCGACGACTTTGAACAACACGCGACCCGAGGATGAACGGAAGGCAGCTGAAGTATATGCAGACTTTAAGAAGTTTCAGCATAAACTCCGTGCTGTCTATGAGGAGGCAGCTGCTCTCAAGCAAGCTCAAACGGCGCACATGAACTCCATAGCACAGCTGCAGCAGTTTGCTCAGCAACTGGAGAAGCTGTTGCCGTCATGCGAGCGTGAAGCAACCGATGCCTTCACAGCCAGCGAAGAAGCAAGCTTAGAAGCCATTGCAGAGAATCTGAAGCAACTCAATTATATGCGTTCGCAAGGCCAACTCGCCCAGGTAACAAACTGCAACGAGTCCGCCTTGGCACGCGTGGAAATCCTGGTTGAAGTGCTCTCTTACACGCTCATGAAAATGACTGCGgcttaa
- the LOC132794117 gene encoding augmin complex subunit msd1, which yields MSEAIDEMLAGLAAIRQTMQWQVAKISEIMEKSNKTLLHLETQNNLQTTISSPPPTTTDEGKNVYNFKPDCEQSIVKILEQFQQLMQQTVGGDHNQVGGGTLDDCLVYRQRAEYLGSSVRKLVAFCDSINQMKLNLQEQEELAESDKENDEEF from the exons ATGTCGGAAGCAATTGACGAAATGTTGGCGGGTCTcg CTGCGATACGCCAGACTATGCAATGGCAAGTCGCCAAGATCAGCGAGATCATGGAGAAGTCCAATAAGACGCTGCTGCATCttgaaacacaaaacaatcTGCAGACGACAATTTCGTCACCGCCGCCGACAACGACAGATGAGGGCAAGAATGTTTACAACTTTAAGCCAGACTGCGAGCAATCAATTGTGAAGATATTGGAACAATTTCAACAGCTAATGCAACAAACTGTGGGCGGGGATCACAATCAAGTTGGAGGCGGCACTCTGGATGATTGTTTGGTCTACCGTCAGCGTGCCGAATATTTAGGAAGCAGCGTGCGCAAGTTGGTTGCATTCTGTGACTCCATTAACCAGATGAAATTGAACTTGCAGGAGCAAGAGGAACTGGCCGAATCGGATAAAGAAAACGATGAGGAGTTTTAA
- the LOC132794118 gene encoding acyl carrier protein, mitochondrial isoform X3, producing MSFTQVARSCGRFAAALSTARLASAVALQSQSRMMHRIAVPAISTMLTQNKFTLRHYSARNTIEEIEHRVLKVVSAYDKDSCRGRWQTQSVRSYSAKPPLSLKLINERVLLVLKLYDKVDPSKLNVDSHFINDLGLDSLDHVEVIMAMEDEFGFEIPDSDAEKLLKPADIIKYVADKEDVYE from the exons ATGTCGTTCACACAAGTCGCTCGTAGCTGCGGCCGATTCGCGGCTGCTCTGAGCACAGCTCGCCTCGCCAGCGCTGTTGCTCTTCAATCACAATCGAGGATGATGCATCGGATTGCTGTGCCGGCCATCAGCACTATGCTGACCCAA AATAAGTTCACACTACGCCATTATTCGGCTAGAAATACCATTGAGGAAATTGAGCATCGTGTGCTGAAAGTAGTGTCTGCCTACGACAAA GACAGCTGCAGAGGTCGCTGGCAAACGCAATCGGTGCGCAGTTACTCGGCGAAACCGCCATTGTCGCTCAAGCTGATCAACGAGCGCGTCTTGCTCGTCTTGAAGCTGTACGATAAAGTCGATCCCAGCAAG cTTAACGTAGACTCGCACTTTATCAATGATCTGGGCTTGGATTCGCTGGATCACGTTGAAGTCATCATGGCCATGGAGGATGAATTTGGCTTTGAGATTCCCGATTCGGATGCAGAGAAGCTGCTCAAACCTGCCGACATCATTAAATACGTCGCCGACAAGGAGGATGTATATGAATAG
- the LOC132794118 gene encoding acyl carrier protein, mitochondrial isoform X1 produces MSFTQVARSCGRFAAALSTARLASAVALQSQSRMMHRIAVPAISTMLTQDSCRGRWQTQSVRSYSAKPPLSLKLINERVLLVLKLYDKVDPSKLNVDSHFINDLGLDSLDHVEVIMAMEDEFGFEIPDSDAEKLLKPADIIKYVADKEDVYE; encoded by the exons ATGTCGTTCACACAAGTCGCTCGTAGCTGCGGCCGATTCGCGGCTGCTCTGAGCACAGCTCGCCTCGCCAGCGCTGTTGCTCTTCAATCACAATCGAGGATGATGCATCGGATTGCTGTGCCGGCCATCAGCACTATGCTGACCCAA GACAGCTGCAGAGGTCGCTGGCAAACGCAATCGGTGCGCAGTTACTCGGCGAAACCGCCATTGTCGCTCAAGCTGATCAACGAGCGCGTCTTGCTCGTCTTGAAGCTGTACGATAAAGTCGATCCCAGCAAG cTTAACGTAGACTCGCACTTTATCAATGATCTGGGCTTGGATTCGCTGGATCACGTTGAAGTCATCATGGCCATGGAGGATGAATTTGGCTTTGAGATTCCCGATTCGGATGCAGAGAAGCTGCTCAAACCTGCCGACATCATTAAATACGTCGCCGACAAGGAGGATGTATATGAATAG
- the LOC132794118 gene encoding acyl carrier protein, mitochondrial isoform X2 has protein sequence MSFTQVARSCGRFAAALSTARLASAVALQSQSRMMHRIAVPAISTMLTQNKFTLRHYSARNTIEEIEHRVLKVVSAYDKVTADKLNVDSHFINDLGLDSLDHVEVIMAMEDEFGFEIPDSDAEKLLKPADIIKYVADKEDVYE, from the exons ATGTCGTTCACACAAGTCGCTCGTAGCTGCGGCCGATTCGCGGCTGCTCTGAGCACAGCTCGCCTCGCCAGCGCTGTTGCTCTTCAATCACAATCGAGGATGATGCATCGGATTGCTGTGCCGGCCATCAGCACTATGCTGACCCAA AATAAGTTCACACTACGCCATTATTCGGCTAGAAATACCATTGAGGAAATTGAGCATCGTGTGCTGAAAGTAGTGTCTGCCTACGACAAAGTGACTGCCGACAAG cTTAACGTAGACTCGCACTTTATCAATGATCTGGGCTTGGATTCGCTGGATCACGTTGAAGTCATCATGGCCATGGAGGATGAATTTGGCTTTGAGATTCCCGATTCGGATGCAGAGAAGCTGCTCAAACCTGCCGACATCATTAAATACGTCGCCGACAAGGAGGATGTATATGAATAG